A genomic region of Ruminococcus flavefaciens AE3010 contains the following coding sequences:
- a CDS encoding ATP-grasp domain-containing protein, producing the protein MKKLMILGGSSFIVPVIEKAHELGCYVITCDYLPDNIAHKYSDEYCNVSVIDKEAVLEAARKHKIDGIISFACDPGVVSAAYTAEKMGLPFQGPYESVRILQDKGLFRKFLTDNGFNCPHAKSYDDKKAPFDDIDFFNWPVIVKPVDSAGSKGVTRVDDPAKLSEAIEIALDAGHNGRFIIEDFLTFKGSHSGGDFFTIDGKIVFGALEDQLFDKNSSNPYTPAMLIWPTSMDKEDDKALHEELQRLMYALNMKTGIYNIEGCIGADGKPYIMEVSPRGGGCRMAEIQHMAYGENADLIGNEIRMAVGLPLTKIEEGKCDGYWVQFDIHSHTERDRVLKSLRIEPTIEKKYVKYSMIIAKPGDIVKPFTGANMTLGDVFMRFDTREEIAEVMSRSEEWVLLDYED; encoded by the coding sequence GGGCGGATCGTCTTTTATAGTTCCCGTCATAGAAAAAGCACATGAGCTTGGCTGCTATGTAATTACCTGCGATTATCTTCCCGATAATATTGCGCATAAGTATTCCGATGAATACTGCAACGTAAGCGTTATTGATAAAGAGGCTGTTCTTGAAGCTGCAAGGAAGCATAAAATAGACGGCATCATCTCTTTTGCCTGCGACCCGGGAGTTGTATCTGCTGCTTATACAGCTGAGAAAATGGGACTTCCTTTTCAGGGACCCTATGAGTCTGTAAGGATACTTCAGGACAAGGGACTCTTCCGTAAATTCCTTACCGATAACGGCTTCAACTGTCCTCACGCAAAGAGCTATGACGATAAGAAGGCTCCGTTTGATGATATTGACTTCTTTAACTGGCCTGTTATCGTAAAGCCTGTTGACTCGGCAGGAAGCAAGGGCGTTACAAGAGTTGATGATCCCGCAAAGCTTTCCGAGGCTATCGAGATCGCTCTGGACGCAGGTCATAACGGACGGTTCATCATAGAGGACTTTCTCACATTCAAGGGCTCCCATTCGGGCGGCGACTTCTTTACCATTGACGGAAAGATCGTATTCGGTGCCCTGGAGGATCAGCTTTTTGACAAGAATTCTTCCAATCCCTATACTCCCGCAATGCTTATCTGGCCCACATCAATGGATAAAGAAGATGACAAGGCGCTCCACGAAGAACTTCAGAGACTTATGTATGCTCTGAATATGAAAACAGGCATATACAATATCGAAGGCTGCATCGGTGCAGACGGCAAGCCCTACATCATGGAGGTATCACCCCGCGGAGGCGGCTGCCGAATGGCTGAGATACAGCATATGGCTTACGGTGAGAATGCAGACCTTATCGGGAATGAGATAAGAATGGCTGTAGGACTTCCTCTTACAAAGATCGAGGAGGGCAAGTGCGACGGTTACTGGGTACAGTTCGATATCCATTCGCATACAGAACGCGACCGTGTGCTTAAATCGCTCCGAATAGAGCCGACGATCGAGAAGAAGTACGTAAAGTATTCCATGATAATCGCTAAGCCCGGTGATATAGTAAAGCCTTTTACGGGCGCAAACATGACACTTGGCGACGTATTCATGAGATTTGATACCCGTGAGGAGATTGCCGAAGTAATGAGCCGTTCCGAGGAATGGGTGCTTCTTGATTACGAAGACTGA
- a CDS encoding GNAT family N-acetyltransferase, producing the protein MFRLRELESRDIAEINSWRNDPELISHLGAPYRYINLRVDEEWFENYMSSRSRNVRCSIVDENDELYGLVSLTNIDQLNQCAELHLMIGDTARRGKGAGTFAVREMIRHSFDDLNLHRIELECLAANETAAKLYEKCGFKKEGVKRGSVFKNGEYSDVCMYSILREEYMEVKGNE; encoded by the coding sequence ATGTTTAGACTCCGCGAACTGGAAAGCAGGGATATTGCTGAGATAAATTCATGGAGAAACGACCCCGAGCTGATAAGTCACCTCGGTGCACCTTACAGATATATTAACCTCAGAGTTGATGAGGAATGGTTTGAGAATTATATGAGTTCGCGTTCGAGAAATGTAAGATGCTCCATTGTAGATGAAAATGATGAATTATACGGACTTGTCAGTCTGACAAATATAGATCAGCTGAATCAGTGTGCCGAGCTACATTTAATGATCGGTGACACTGCAAGGCGTGGCAAGGGTGCAGGCACCTTTGCGGTCAGGGAAATGATACGTCATTCATTCGATGATCTTAATCTTCACAGGATAGAGCTTGAATGTCTTGCAGCAAATGAGACAGCTGCAAAGCTGTATGAAAAATGCGGCTTTAAAAAAGAGGGCGTCAAGCGCGGGAGCGTATTCAAAAACGGGGAATACTCCGATGTTTGTATGTATTCTATCCTTAGAGAAGAGTATATGGAGGTGAAAGGAAATGAATGA
- a CDS encoding DegT/DnrJ/EryC1/StrS family aminotransferase yields the protein MNEEILVTRSSMPDFEEYCNEIKDMWDTHWLTNMGDKHKQLQEELEKRFDVPHVTLYTNGHLALENIIAAMNLPKHGEVITTPYTFASTTHAIVRNGLNPVFCDINDEDFTIDADKIERLITDKTCAIVPVHVYGNVCDVEKIQKIADKYGLKVIYDAAHAFGVTYNGESVAHFGNASMFSFHATKVFNTIEGGALCYSDDSLVQKLYDMKNFGIHGPEDVAYVGGNAKMNEFQAAMGICNLRHIDDEIEKRRIVTEHYRSRLENVSGIVLCKPQKDVKPNYGYFPVVFNEKLFGATRNDVFMALADNNINARKYFYPISNTFECFHGRYDVSETPVALHVSKRVLTLPLYADLSEEIVDKICDIILALRKK from the coding sequence ATGAATGAGGAGATCTTAGTTACCAGATCCTCTATGCCTGATTTTGAGGAATACTGCAATGAGATAAAGGATATGTGGGACACCCACTGGCTCACAAATATGGGCGATAAGCACAAGCAGCTGCAGGAGGAGCTTGAGAAGAGGTTCGATGTTCCTCATGTTACTCTTTATACCAACGGACATCTGGCTCTTGAAAATATCATCGCCGCCATGAATCTTCCGAAGCACGGCGAGGTAATAACCACACCGTATACATTTGCTTCGACCACTCATGCTATCGTAAGAAACGGGCTCAATCCTGTTTTCTGCGACATCAATGATGAGGATTTCACCATAGATGCCGATAAGATCGAAAGACTTATCACAGACAAAACCTGCGCCATAGTTCCCGTTCATGTATACGGAAATGTGTGCGACGTGGAAAAGATACAGAAGATAGCTGATAAATACGGCTTAAAGGTAATATATGACGCAGCTCATGCTTTTGGCGTGACTTATAATGGCGAAAGCGTTGCCCACTTCGGAAATGCTTCTATGTTCAGCTTCCATGCTACAAAGGTATTCAATACAATAGAGGGCGGTGCCCTCTGCTACAGTGACGACAGCCTTGTGCAGAAGCTGTACGATATGAAGAATTTCGGGATACACGGTCCCGAGGACGTTGCATATGTAGGCGGAAATGCCAAGATGAATGAATTTCAGGCTGCCATGGGCATATGCAATCTGAGACATATCGATGACGAGATCGAAAAAAGACGAATAGTCACAGAGCATTACAGAAGCCGTCTTGAAAATGTAAGCGGTATAGTACTCTGTAAGCCGCAGAAGGACGTAAAGCCAAATTACGGTTATTTCCCTGTGGTATTCAACGAAAAGCTCTTCGGCGCAACAAGAAATGACGTGTTCATGGCGCTTGCTGATAACAACATAAATGCAAGAAAGTATTTCTACCCTATATCAAATACCTTTGAATGCTTCCACGGCAGGTATGATGTAAGCGAGACCCCTGTGGCGCTCCATGTAAGCAAGCGTGTGCTGACACTTCCGCTTTATGCGGATCTCAGTGAAGAGATCGTTGACAAGATCTGCGATATAATCCTTGCATTGAGAAAAAAATGA
- a CDS encoding polysaccharide biosynthesis tyrosine autokinase: protein MRNDERNVINFKEIFSLIFRRLWLIILFALCGGIIAFCVSKYIITPRYEAHLNLYVQSSAALSNKGNDKSDNKNDVNNLKQLTNTYIEVLNDDLVMHDIGSELVKRFGEPIMKNVFVLDKDNNIDADELRSSIFIESVPDTLVLKLKVITKDPEVSVAICNYFAVYSDQYLQKAIGSDCIAKYMTWAKYNDDPVSPNKVKNTALGIVAGILLSLLIIFLIDFFDDSVRNVNTLSNRYDTAVIGEVGHFKSKFKSGDRKSRFVSLFNKYVPFTVVENYKAIRTSIIYSLSSYENKVISVSSAEPFEGKSITAANIAITLAQGGNKVLLIDADLRYPVQHEIFRISEKKGLSNALTDISDLDKCIKKTFMEKLDIISAGDAVANPSELVASENMDKIIEKLEEKYTYIIIDTPAVNFFTDAVEIAKKVSGMIMVVRYNETSSSDIDSAMSRIEFFEANMLGFIINDVKSNKKYNKVTASNRSIAPLKKMTDAQKISKNNSASSKNRSTGNNKAKK from the coding sequence ATGAGGAATGATGAAAGAAACGTAATTAATTTTAAGGAGATTTTTTCTCTTATTTTCAGGAGATTATGGCTCATAATCTTATTCGCACTGTGCGGCGGCATAATTGCTTTCTGCGTATCAAAGTATATCATTACACCAAGATATGAGGCACATCTTAATCTGTATGTACAGAGCAGTGCTGCTCTAAGCAATAAAGGAAACGACAAAAGCGATAACAAGAACGATGTCAATAATCTTAAACAGCTCACCAATACATATATCGAGGTACTCAATGACGATCTCGTAATGCATGATATCGGCAGCGAGCTTGTGAAAAGATTCGGTGAGCCCATAATGAAGAATGTTTTCGTTCTTGATAAGGACAATAATATCGATGCAGACGAGCTCCGCAGCTCTATATTTATTGAAAGTGTACCTGATACACTTGTTCTGAAGCTGAAGGTCATAACAAAGGACCCCGAGGTATCTGTAGCTATATGCAACTACTTTGCGGTCTATTCCGACCAGTATCTCCAGAAGGCGATCGGAAGCGACTGTATAGCAAAGTACATGACATGGGCAAAGTACAATGATGATCCTGTATCACCCAACAAGGTAAAGAATACCGCTCTCGGTATCGTTGCAGGAATACTCCTTTCACTGCTTATCATATTCCTTATTGACTTCTTTGACGATTCTGTAAGAAACGTTAATACACTCAGCAACAGATACGATACAGCTGTCATCGGTGAAGTAGGACACTTCAAGAGCAAGTTCAAGAGCGGCGACAGAAAGAGCAGATTTGTAAGTCTGTTCAATAAGTATGTACCGTTTACAGTAGTTGAAAACTACAAGGCGATCCGTACAAGTATAATCTATTCTCTTTCATCATATGAAAACAAGGTCATCTCTGTTTCATCAGCAGAGCCCTTTGAGGGAAAATCCATTACTGCTGCCAACATCGCTATCACTCTTGCACAGGGCGGCAATAAGGTCCTCCTTATCGATGCAGACCTGAGATATCCTGTTCAGCATGAGATATTCCGCATCAGCGAGAAAAAGGGACTTTCAAACGCTCTTACAGATATTTCCGATCTGGACAAATGCATAAAGAAGACATTTATGGAAAAGCTTGATATTATCTCCGCAGGTGATGCGGTAGCTAATCCGTCAGAGCTGGTAGCGTCTGAGAATATGGATAAGATAATCGAAAAGCTTGAGGAAAAGTACACTTATATCATCATCGATACACCTGCTGTAAACTTCTTTACAGATGCTGTTGAGATAGCTAAGAAGGTATCAGGCATGATAATGGTCGTAAGATACAACGAGACATCGTCTTCTGATATCGATTCGGCTATGAGCAGGATAGAATTCTTTGAAGCTAATATGCTTGGATTCATTATCAATGATGTTAAGTCAAATAAGAAGTACAACAAGGTAACAGCTTCCAACAGAAGCATTGCTCCACTCAAGAAAATGACAGACGCTCAGAAGATAAGCAAAAACAACTCGGCCAGCAGCAAAAACAGAAGCACAGGCAATAATAAAGCGAAAAAATAA